Proteins encoded by one window of Channa argus isolate prfri chromosome 13, Channa argus male v1.0, whole genome shotgun sequence:
- the LOC137139336 gene encoding YTH domain-containing family protein 1-like — protein sequence MSATSIDPQRSKGQASKVQNGSLHQKETVHDNDFEPYLTSQSTQNNSYQSITDPYLSSYYAPSIGFPYPLNEAPWSTGGDPPIPYLTPYGPLSNGDHHFMPDTVFGQPGGLGSSIYPHRFNFFPENPAFSAWGTSGSQGQQTQSSAYGGSYSYPPSSLGGTLVADGQTGFHNDTLNKAPGMNSLEQGMVGLKIGGDVTGQGTAVKAVGSVIGGPAVAATGNGATPIGMPPPKPTSWAAIASKPAKPQQLRAKVKPGMPNPGGALPPPPIKHNMNIGTWDKGPVTKIATAPLQPPQHPLGLPHAMPPQAPTQQGPMQPPPPQSLVQAQMQPMALQPQPPHHQHHQPPPQPYQNHTQPPQPQTRWVAPRNRNQGYGQGGPGQDGSGVMGVVGSGNNGPHNSASQGPGGESHPVLEKLRASHSYNPKEFEWNLKNGRVFIIKSYSEDDIHRSIKYSIWCSTEHGNKRLDSAFRAMNGKGPVYLLFSVNGSGHFCGVAEMRSPVDYGTSAGVWAQDKWKGKFDVDWLFVKDVPNSQLRHIRLENNDNKPVTNSRDTQEVPLEKAKQVLKIIATYKHTTSIFDDFSHYEKRQEEEEEVRKTFEPAQIQNRSRLDQERPNRNKQ from the exons ATGTCTGCCACAAGCATTGACCCTCAG AGATCAAAGGGACAAGCATCTAAAG TGCAAAATGGTTCACTGCATCAGAAGGAGACTGTCCATGACAATGATTTTGAGCCATACCTCACTAGTCAATCAACTCAG AACAACAGCTACCAGTCTATCACCGACCCCTACTTGTCCAGCTACTACGCCCCCTCCATTGGATTTCCATACCCTCTTAATGAAGCTCCCTGGTCTACTGGTGGGGACCCCCCTATTCCATACCTCACTCCTTATGGACCCTTGAGTAATGGAGACCATCACTTCATGCCAGACACTGTGTTTGGCCAGCCGGGGGGCCTGGGAAGCAGCATCTACCCCCACAGGTTTAACTTTTTCCCTGAAAACCCTGCTTTCTCTGCTTGGGGCACGAGTGGCTCCCAGGGGCAGCAGACTCAAAGTTCAGCCTATGGTGGCAGCTACAGCTATCCTCCCAGCTCTCTGGGGGGGACTCTAGTGGCTGATGGTCAGACAGGCTTTCACAATGACACCCTCAACAAAGCCCCTGGTATGAACAGCTTGGAGCAGGGTATGGTTGGCTTGAAGATTGGAGGGGATGTCACTGGCCAGGGGACTGCAGTCAAGGCTGTGGGATCTGTGATTGGTGGACCTGCAGTAGCAGCCACAGGAAATGGAGCCACACCTATTGGCATGCCCCCACCCAAACCCACCTCTTGGGCAGCCATTGCCAGCAAGCCCGCCAAGCCACAGCAACTGAGAGCTAAAGTGAAGCCAGGCATGCCCAATCCAGGTGGAGCTCTGCCTCCCCCACCCATCAAACACAACATGAACATTGGGACCTGGGACAAGGGCCCAGTGACTAAAATAGCCACAGCTCCCCTGCAGCCACCACAGCACCCTCTTGGACTGCCCCATGCCATGCCACCACAAGCCCCCACACAGCAAGGACCCATGCAGCCTCCCCCTCCCCAGTCTTTGGTTCAGGCTCAGATGCAACCTATGGCCTTACAGCCCCAGCCCCCCCATCATCAGCACCATCAGCCTCCACCTCAGCCCTACCAAAATCACACACAGCCCCCACAACCCCAAACCCGTTGGGTTGCTCCTCGCAACCGTAACCAAGGGTACGGGCAGGGTGGCCCTGGCCAAGATGGCAGTGGTGTGATGGGTGTTGTTGGTAGTGGGAACAATGGTCCCCATAACTCTGCCAGCCAAGGACCTGGTGGAGAGTCTCACCCAGTGCTGGAGAAGCTGCGTGCCTCCCACAGCTACAACCCGAAGGAATTTGAATGGAACCTGAAGAATGGTCGCGTTTTCATTATTAAGAGCTACTCTGAGGATGATATCCATCGCTCTATCAAGTACTCCATCTGGTGCAGCACGGAGCACGGCAACAAGCGGCTGGACTCTGCCTTCCGGGCTATGAATGGTAAAGGTCCCGTGTACCTGCTGTTCAGTGTCAATGGTAGTGGTCATTTCTGCGGCGTGGCAGAGATGCGTTCACCAGTGGACTATGGCACCAGTGCTGGTGTTTGGGCACAGGACAAGTGGAAGGGCAAGTTTGATGTGGACTGGTTGTTTGTCAAGGACGTGCCTAATAGTCAGCTGCGCCACATCCGCCTGGAGAACAACGACAACAAGCCAGTGACCAACTCCCGTGACACCCAAGAGGTTCCTCTGGAGAAGGCCAAGCAGGTGCTCAAGATTATTGCCACCTACAAACACACCACCTCCATCTTTGATGACTTCTCTCATTATGAGAAGaggcaggaagaggaagaggaggttcGCAAG ACTTTTGAACCTGCTCAGATACAAAACCGTTCTCGGTTGGATCAG gAGCGCCCAAACAGGAATAAACAATAG